From a region of the Vicinamibacterales bacterium genome:
- a CDS encoding galactokinase family protein — MTLADQLAGHGFTAEDAATRAAVVEEVAHGLEMLAHAPPEWCWFVPGRLEVFGKHTDYAGGEALVAAAPRGFAVAARSRDDQRVRVVDHVNGSLLDIAVTSDAPPLRGWAGYVDVTVRRLARNFPGAELGLDLVFASDLPRAAGMSSSSALVVAVATALAARGRLDERAEWLDAVKGVEDRATYFGCIESGQPFRSLAGTSGVGTHGGSEDHTAILGCRAGHLAHYRFVPTTRLADIACPSGWTFVVATSGVHADKAGSVRERYNRAALAARALLNVWNSAVPEPAASLAALTADSGAVTELRRLIAAAVIPAASPAELARRLDHFLAENAIVAAAAAACARGDAGTVGELATASQGHAERLLENQVPETSTLAALARECGAHGATSFGAGFGGSVWALVDRGDAGHFARTWLDAYRRRHPGMPNVRWFTATPGPGLVALPAAL, encoded by the coding sequence ATGACGCTGGCCGACCAGCTCGCGGGCCACGGGTTCACGGCCGAGGACGCCGCGACGCGCGCGGCCGTCGTCGAAGAGGTGGCCCACGGGCTGGAGATGCTGGCCCATGCGCCCCCGGAGTGGTGCTGGTTCGTGCCCGGCCGCCTCGAGGTGTTCGGCAAGCACACCGACTACGCGGGCGGGGAGGCCCTCGTCGCGGCGGCTCCGCGGGGGTTCGCCGTCGCGGCCCGGTCGCGCGACGACCAGCGGGTCCGGGTCGTGGACCACGTGAACGGCTCGCTGCTCGACATCGCCGTGACCTCGGACGCGCCCCCGCTGCGCGGCTGGGCCGGCTACGTCGACGTCACCGTCCGCCGGCTCGCCCGCAACTTCCCCGGCGCCGAGCTGGGCCTCGACCTCGTGTTCGCCAGCGATCTGCCGCGCGCCGCCGGCATGTCGAGTTCCAGCGCCCTCGTCGTGGCCGTGGCGACCGCGCTGGCGGCGCGCGGCCGCCTGGACGAGCGCGCCGAGTGGCTCGATGCCGTGAAGGGCGTCGAGGACCGCGCCACCTACTTCGGGTGCATCGAGAGCGGCCAGCCCTTCCGTTCCCTCGCCGGCACCTCGGGCGTCGGCACTCACGGGGGCAGCGAGGATCACACCGCCATCCTCGGGTGCCGGGCCGGGCACCTGGCCCACTACCGCTTCGTGCCGACGACGCGGCTGGCGGACATCGCCTGCCCGTCCGGCTGGACCTTCGTCGTGGCCACGAGCGGCGTCCACGCGGACAAGGCCGGATCGGTGCGCGAGCGCTACAACCGCGCCGCCCTCGCCGCGCGCGCGCTGCTGAACGTCTGGAACAGCGCCGTGCCGGAACCGGCGGCGTCGCTGGCGGCGCTCACGGCCGACAGCGGCGCGGTGACCGAACTGCGGCGCCTGATCGCGGCCGCCGTGATCCCGGCCGCCTCGCCGGCAGAGCTGGCGAGACGGCTGGACCATTTCCTGGCGGAGAACGCGATCGTCGCGGCCGCGGCCGCGGCGTGCGCGCGGGGCGACGCGGGAACGGTCGGCGAGCTGGCCACCGCGTCCCAGGGGCACGCCGAGCGCCTGCTCGAGAACCAGGTGCCGGAGACATCCACGCTGGCCGCGCTGGCGCGCGAGTGCGGGGCTCACGGCGCGACGAGTTTCGGCGCGGGTTTCGGCGGCAGCGTGTGGGCGCTCGTCGATCGTGGGGACGCTGGGCACTTCGCGCGGACCTGGCTGGACGCCTACCGCAGGCGCCATCCGGGCATGCCGAACGTCCGGTGGTTCACGGCCACGCCAGGGCCGGGGCTCGTCGCGCTGCCGGCCGCATTGTAG
- a CDS encoding sugar phosphate nucleotidyltransferase — protein MTAVVLAGGRGSRLQASSPDGLAFDAQRRAAVRGLKVMMPVDAAGRRPLLDYILGSLADAGVTDVVLVVPPQAADVRAHLAQMPPARLAVRVAVQPVADGTAGAVLAAEAAVPDSTFLVMNGDNLYPPGAVRALCALEGCGLPAFTRASLLAASGFAPEKIDTFADVTADEAGWLVRLVEKPARGPGAPARSALVSMNIWKVDRTIFAAARDVPRSPRGERELPGAVMLAVTRGTPFRVLTASDPVLDLTTAADVAIVSRALAGVEPRP, from the coding sequence ATGACGGCCGTCGTGCTGGCCGGCGGGCGTGGCTCCCGCCTGCAGGCGAGCTCCCCGGATGGACTGGCGTTCGACGCCCAGCGCCGGGCGGCCGTCCGCGGACTGAAGGTCATGATGCCCGTGGACGCTGCCGGCCGCCGGCCGCTGCTCGACTACATCCTGGGATCGCTCGCCGACGCCGGCGTCACCGACGTCGTGCTCGTCGTGCCGCCCCAGGCGGCGGACGTCCGCGCCCACCTCGCGCAGATGCCGCCGGCCCGCCTCGCCGTCCGCGTCGCGGTCCAGCCAGTCGCCGACGGTACCGCCGGCGCCGTCCTGGCCGCCGAGGCCGCCGTGCCCGACTCCACGTTCCTCGTCATGAACGGCGACAACCTGTATCCGCCGGGCGCGGTCCGCGCCCTGTGCGCCCTCGAGGGCTGCGGCCTTCCGGCGTTCACACGGGCCTCCCTGCTGGCCGCCAGCGGATTCGCCCCCGAGAAGATCGACACCTTCGCGGACGTGACCGCGGACGAGGCGGGCTGGCTGGTCCGGCTCGTCGAGAAACCGGCGCGCGGCCCCGGCGCTCCCGCGCGGTCGGCCCTCGTCAGCATGAACATCTGGAAGGTGGATCGGACGATCTTCGCGGCCGCCCGCGACGTGCCGCGCTCGCCGCGCGGCGAGCGCGAACTGCCTGGCGCCGTGATGCTCGCCGTGACCCGCGGCACGCCGTTCCGGGTGCTGACCGCGTCCGATCCCGTCCTCGACCTGACGACCGCGGCCGACGTCGCGATCGTGAGCCGGGCGCTCGCCGGCGTGGAGCCTCGTCCATGA
- a CDS encoding sodium:solute symporter family protein, producing the protein MQLTPLDWVIVAASIALSFAPALYLARRAGSSTAEFFTSGRSAPWWLVGVSMVATTFSTDTPNLVTDLVRQGGVAANWAWWAFLLTGMTTVFFYARLWRRLGVLTDLEFYELRYSGRAATLVRGFRAVYLGVVFNVVIMASVNLAAAKIANVLLGWPIGRTLLVCGVLNVAFAATSGLWGVLVTDFFQFGIAMAGSFSAAAYALNHPAVGGLAGLTARLPASSLAFVPDLTDWAVSVPIFIVPLAVQWWSTWYPGAEPGGGSYIAQRMLAARSERDAMGGTLLFNVAHYALRPWPWILVALASMLAFPTLDDLRRALPHVDPALVGHDMAYPAMLTFLPAGVLGLMVAGLLAAYVSTISTHLNWGTSYLVHDLYRRFVNPDADERHYVMVGRLTTAALMVAAGLLTLVLESARTTFNLLLSIGAGTGLLYLLRWFWWRINAWSEIAAMASSFLLAVALLVLERQGQGVPQHVALVITVVVTTVVWLAVTFLTPPTAPETLRAFVARVGPAGPGWAPVRRSMVPAPPADDLDGALVGWVSSCAFIYSALFATGFYLLGRPAAGAIASVVLVVSGVAAWRAVARAWAR; encoded by the coding sequence ATGCAGCTGACGCCGCTCGACTGGGTCATCGTCGCCGCTTCCATCGCCCTCTCCTTCGCGCCGGCCCTGTACCTGGCGCGCCGCGCCGGGTCGAGCACGGCAGAGTTCTTCACGTCCGGCCGATCCGCTCCCTGGTGGCTCGTCGGCGTGTCGATGGTGGCGACCACGTTCAGCACCGACACGCCCAACCTCGTCACCGATCTCGTGCGGCAGGGCGGCGTGGCCGCGAACTGGGCCTGGTGGGCGTTCCTGCTCACGGGCATGACGACCGTGTTCTTCTACGCGCGCCTGTGGCGCCGGTTGGGCGTGCTGACGGACCTCGAGTTCTACGAGCTGCGCTATTCGGGCCGCGCGGCCACACTGGTGCGGGGGTTCCGGGCCGTCTACCTCGGCGTCGTCTTCAACGTCGTCATCATGGCGTCGGTGAACCTGGCCGCGGCCAAGATCGCCAACGTGCTGCTCGGCTGGCCCATCGGCCGCACGCTCCTCGTCTGCGGCGTGCTCAACGTGGCCTTCGCGGCGACATCGGGCCTGTGGGGCGTACTGGTGACGGACTTCTTCCAGTTCGGGATCGCCATGGCCGGATCGTTCTCGGCCGCCGCCTACGCGCTCAACCATCCCGCGGTCGGCGGACTGGCGGGGCTCACCGCCCGTCTCCCCGCGTCCTCGCTGGCGTTCGTGCCCGACCTGACGGATTGGGCAGTCTCCGTGCCGATCTTCATCGTGCCGCTGGCCGTCCAGTGGTGGTCCACCTGGTATCCCGGGGCGGAGCCCGGCGGCGGCAGCTACATCGCCCAGCGGATGCTGGCCGCGCGCAGCGAGCGCGACGCCATGGGCGGGACGCTCCTCTTCAACGTGGCGCACTACGCGCTGCGGCCCTGGCCCTGGATCCTCGTGGCCCTCGCGTCGATGCTGGCCTTCCCGACGCTCGACGACCTCCGGCGCGCGCTCCCGCACGTGGACCCGGCGCTCGTCGGGCACGACATGGCGTATCCAGCCATGCTCACGTTCCTCCCGGCGGGCGTGCTCGGCCTGATGGTGGCCGGGCTGCTCGCCGCCTACGTGTCGACGATCTCGACGCACCTCAACTGGGGCACGTCCTATCTCGTCCACGACCTGTATCGCCGGTTCGTCAACCCCGACGCCGACGAGCGCCACTACGTGATGGTGGGGCGCCTGACGACGGCCGCCCTCATGGTCGCGGCCGGCCTGCTCACGCTCGTCCTGGAATCCGCTCGCACCACGTTCAACCTGCTGCTGTCCATCGGCGCGGGCACGGGGCTGCTCTACCTCCTGCGCTGGTTCTGGTGGCGGATCAACGCCTGGAGCGAGATCGCGGCCATGGCCAGTTCCTTCCTGCTCGCCGTGGCGCTCCTGGTCCTCGAGCGCCAGGGACAGGGCGTGCCCCAGCACGTCGCCCTGGTGATCACGGTGGTCGTCACGACGGTCGTGTGGCTCGCCGTCACGTTCCTCACGCCGCCGACGGCGCCCGAGACGCTGCGCGCGTTCGTCGCGCGGGTGGGCCCCGCGGGACCAGGATGGGCGCCCGTGCGGCGGAGCATGGTCCCGGCGCCGCCCGCCGACGATCTGGACGGAGCCCTCGTGGGCTGGGTGTCCAGCTGCGCCTTCATCTACAGCGCGCTCTTCGCCACCGGGTTCTACCTGCTCGGACGGCCCGCCGCCGGCGCGATCGCGTCGGTCGTGCTGGTCGTGAGCGGAGTGGCGGCCTGGCGGGCCGTGGCGCGGGCGTGGGCGCGATGA
- a CDS encoding Gfo/Idh/MocA family oxidoreductase, whose protein sequence is MSTTRPADVNRREFLKMGTAAVTVASSLPGVASSDAQPRTAGRGPFAAPPIDLVRIGMVGIGLQGGSHLENFLKIPGCRVTAVCDIRDVRTTWASQAITAAGHPAPAVYARGPRDFERLCETEDLDLVFTATPWEWHVPVMLAAMKNGKHAATEVPAAMTIDDCWALVESAETHRRHAVMMENCNYDRPEMMAYHLVQQGLLGEVLHAEGGYLHDLRAIKFEKKDEGLWRRAWSTKLDGNPYPTHGLGPIANCLHINRGDRFDYLVSMSGPSRGLYDWAKEHFPADAPERRERYTLGDVNTSLIKTANGKTVMVQHCTNLPRPYSRIHVVQGTKGLFQGYPHRVYIEGRGREDQWTDWSELKAEFDHPVWREIESRAAGAGHGGVDYIEDERLIAALRQGRPTDMNVYDAAALSAVVELSVRSCGARARAVDVPDFTRGRWRTGLPLDFA, encoded by the coding sequence ATGTCCACCACCCGACCCGCCGACGTGAACCGCCGCGAGTTCCTGAAGATGGGGACCGCCGCGGTCACCGTTGCCTCCAGTCTGCCGGGAGTCGCGTCCTCCGACGCCCAGCCGCGGACGGCGGGGCGCGGTCCCTTCGCCGCGCCGCCCATCGACCTCGTGCGCATCGGGATGGTGGGCATCGGCCTCCAGGGCGGGTCCCACCTCGAGAACTTCCTGAAGATCCCGGGCTGCCGCGTCACGGCCGTCTGCGACATCCGCGACGTGCGCACCACGTGGGCCTCGCAGGCCATCACCGCGGCCGGACACCCGGCGCCCGCGGTGTATGCGCGTGGGCCGCGCGACTTCGAACGCCTCTGCGAGACCGAGGACCTGGATCTCGTCTTCACCGCGACGCCCTGGGAGTGGCACGTGCCCGTGATGCTCGCCGCGATGAAGAACGGCAAGCACGCGGCCACCGAAGTCCCGGCCGCGATGACGATCGACGACTGCTGGGCCCTCGTCGAGAGTGCCGAGACGCACCGCCGGCACGCGGTGATGATGGAGAACTGCAACTACGACCGGCCCGAGATGATGGCCTACCACCTCGTCCAGCAGGGCCTGCTCGGGGAGGTGCTGCACGCGGAGGGCGGGTACCTGCACGATCTGCGCGCCATCAAGTTCGAGAAGAAGGACGAAGGACTCTGGCGGCGGGCCTGGTCGACGAAGCTCGACGGGAATCCGTATCCCACGCACGGCCTGGGCCCCATCGCCAACTGCCTGCACATCAACCGCGGCGATCGGTTCGACTACCTGGTCTCCATGAGCGGTCCGTCGCGCGGGCTGTACGACTGGGCGAAGGAGCACTTCCCGGCCGACGCGCCGGAGCGCAGGGAGCGCTACACGCTGGGCGACGTCAACACGAGCCTCATCAAGACGGCCAACGGCAAGACGGTGATGGTCCAGCACTGCACGAACCTCCCGCGGCCGTACAGCCGGATCCACGTGGTGCAGGGCACCAAAGGCCTCTTCCAGGGCTATCCCCACCGCGTCTACATCGAAGGGCGGGGGCGCGAGGACCAGTGGACGGACTGGTCGGAGCTGAAGGCCGAGTTCGACCATCCCGTCTGGCGCGAGATCGAGTCCCGCGCCGCAGGCGCCGGCCACGGCGGCGTGGACTACATCGAGGACGAGCGCCTCATCGCGGCGCTCCGGCAGGGCCGCCCGACGGACATGAACGTGTACGACGCCGCGGCGCTGAGCGCCGTCGTGGAGCTGAGCGTCCGCTCCTGCGGGGCCCGCGCGCGGGCGGTCGACGTCCCCGACTTCACGCGCGGCCGCTGGCGGACCGGTCTGCCCCTGGACTTCGCCTAG
- the lpxC gene encoding UDP-3-O-acyl-N-acetylglucosamine deacetylase — protein sequence MSISFQQTLRRQVSCAGIGLHSGTKVGLTLKPAAPGTGIVFRRADLGVDIPARVEFVAGQHYATVLGRDGATVETVEHLLAALVSAGVDNVVVELTQPEVPIMDGSSAPFLFLIQEAGTKRQSAPRSYLKVLRPVTVAAGDKHIAIYPSDHFKVSYTISFDHPMLRHQSRTTRITEQSFSDDIASARTFGFLKEVEWMRQQGLALGGSLDNAIVIGDTGPLNALRFDDECVRHKILDAVGDLALLGRPVLGHVVAHRAGHALHTQLAAQLLAEPDAFAIVDNVAVPAAETDAVPATVRAR from the coding sequence GTGAGCATCTCTTTTCAGCAAACCCTCCGCCGCCAGGTGTCGTGTGCCGGGATCGGCCTGCACTCGGGCACCAAGGTCGGCCTCACGCTGAAGCCCGCCGCCCCTGGCACCGGCATCGTGTTCCGCCGGGCAGACCTCGGCGTGGACATCCCCGCCCGCGTGGAATTCGTCGCCGGCCAGCACTATGCCACGGTGCTGGGCCGCGACGGCGCCACGGTCGAGACGGTGGAACACCTGCTGGCGGCGCTGGTCAGCGCCGGCGTCGACAACGTCGTCGTTGAGCTGACGCAGCCCGAGGTGCCCATCATGGACGGCAGCTCGGCGCCGTTCCTCTTCCTCATCCAGGAAGCGGGCACCAAGCGGCAGTCCGCGCCGCGCAGCTACCTGAAGGTGCTGCGTCCGGTCACGGTCGCCGCCGGCGACAAGCACATCGCCATCTACCCGTCGGATCACTTCAAGGTCAGCTACACCATCAGCTTCGACCACCCGATGCTCCGGCACCAGTCGCGCACCACGCGCATCACCGAGCAGAGCTTCAGCGACGACATCGCCTCGGCTCGCACCTTCGGCTTCCTGAAGGAAGTGGAGTGGATGCGTCAGCAGGGCCTCGCGCTGGGCGGCTCGCTCGACAACGCCATCGTCATCGGCGACACCGGCCCGCTGAACGCGCTCCGGTTCGACGACGAGTGCGTGCGCCACAAGATCCTCGACGCCGTCGGCGACCTGGCCCTGCTGGGCCGTCCCGTGCTGGGCCACGTCGTGGCGCATCGGGCGGGCCATGCCCTGCACACGCAGCTGGCCGCGCAGCTGCTCGCAGAGCCGGACGCCTTCGCCATCGTGGACAACGTCGCCGTGCCGGCGGCCGAGACCGACGCCGTGCCTGCGACGGTCCGCGCCCGCTGA
- the uvrA gene encoding excinuclease ABC subunit UvrA produces the protein MPHDSIAVRGARVHNLKNIDVDLPRDRLVVVTGLSGSGKSSLAFDTLYAEGQRRYVESLSAYARQFLEQMEKPDVDLIDGLSPAISIEQKTTGANPRSTVGTVTEIYDYLRLFFANAGVPHCPQCDREIASQSLERIVDLVMTYPQDSRINVLAPIVRGRKGEFRKELQALLARGFTKARIDGQFKNLEDDLALNRRKNHTIDVVVDRLIVRSGIERRLTDSVQTALDLADGVVVINALDSGDRLYSRKLACVVCGISVPEMSPRAFSFNSPHGACPACQGLGALWDFDPARVVPDETKSLHEGAIAPWARGDRKLVKTAIDTIAAHWGLDPDVPFGKLPKKHRDLLLNGPGAAGRTAAAAAPPRRKPAKGGDPYGKDFEGVLPNLRRRFDDASWDQQADLDVYRALRDCPECHGGRLRAESRAVRLKGRALPDYVAMPISDARQVFEAMTLNERETIIGDRILKEIRERLTFLDEVGVGYLTLGRSAATLSGGEAQRIRLATQIGSNLTGVLYVLDEPSIGLHQRDNRRLLSTLARLRDLGNTVVVVEHDEETIRSADYVVDLGPGAGEHGGRVMFQGPPSGLAEAPDSLTGQFLSGRRVIETPLRRRAPGKAEIVIRGARANNLKDLDVRIPLGLFVAVTGVSGSGKSTLVNDILYRSLARQLYRASEEPGPHRAVEGVAQVDKVIEIDQSPIGRTPRSNPATYTGLFTFIRDLFAMVPEAKARGYRPGRFSFNVKGGRCEACQGDGVIAIEMHFLPDVFVTCEQCKGRRYNRETLEVKYRGKSIAEVLDLTVSQALPLLENFPLIANKLRTLESVGLGYVTLGQSATTLSGGEAQRVKLAKELSKRGTGRTLYILDEPTTGLHFEDVHKLLDVLDRLVQQGNTVLVIEHNLDVIRSADWIIDLGPEGGEGGGRVVAQGPPETVARAKGSYTGQVLAETFDSQVG, from the coding sequence ATGCCTCACGACTCCATTGCCGTGCGCGGCGCCCGCGTCCACAACCTGAAGAACATCGACGTCGACCTCCCGCGCGATCGGCTCGTCGTGGTCACGGGCCTGTCGGGATCGGGCAAGTCGTCGCTGGCGTTCGACACGTTGTACGCCGAGGGCCAGCGCCGCTACGTCGAGTCGCTCTCCGCCTACGCGCGCCAGTTCCTCGAGCAGATGGAGAAGCCCGACGTCGACCTCATCGACGGGCTGTCGCCGGCCATCTCGATCGAGCAGAAGACCACCGGCGCCAATCCGCGATCCACGGTCGGCACCGTGACCGAGATCTACGACTACCTGCGGCTCTTCTTCGCCAACGCCGGCGTGCCGCACTGTCCGCAGTGCGACCGCGAGATCGCGTCCCAGTCGCTCGAGCGCATCGTGGACCTGGTGATGACGTATCCCCAGGACAGCCGCATCAACGTCCTCGCCCCGATCGTGCGCGGGCGCAAGGGCGAGTTCCGCAAGGAGCTGCAGGCGCTGCTCGCGCGCGGGTTCACCAAGGCGCGCATCGACGGCCAGTTCAAGAACCTGGAAGACGACCTGGCGCTGAACCGGCGGAAGAACCACACGATCGACGTCGTCGTGGATCGCCTCATCGTCCGCTCGGGGATCGAGCGCCGGCTCACCGACTCGGTGCAGACCGCGCTGGACCTCGCCGACGGCGTGGTCGTCATCAACGCCCTCGACAGCGGCGACCGGCTCTACTCGCGCAAGCTGGCGTGCGTCGTCTGCGGCATCAGCGTGCCGGAGATGTCGCCGCGCGCCTTCTCGTTCAACTCCCCGCACGGCGCGTGCCCCGCGTGCCAGGGGCTCGGCGCCCTCTGGGACTTCGACCCGGCCCGGGTCGTGCCCGACGAGACGAAATCCCTCCACGAGGGCGCAATCGCGCCGTGGGCCCGTGGCGATCGCAAGCTCGTCAAGACCGCCATCGACACCATCGCCGCGCACTGGGGCCTCGATCCCGACGTCCCGTTCGGCAAGCTGCCGAAGAAGCATCGCGATCTCCTCCTCAACGGTCCCGGCGCCGCCGGACGGACGGCCGCGGCCGCGGCGCCGCCGCGCCGCAAGCCGGCGAAGGGCGGCGATCCCTACGGGAAGGACTTCGAGGGCGTGCTGCCGAACCTGCGTCGGCGGTTCGACGACGCCTCGTGGGACCAGCAGGCCGATCTCGACGTGTACCGGGCGCTGCGTGACTGTCCCGAGTGCCACGGCGGGCGCCTCCGCGCCGAGAGCCGCGCGGTGCGCCTGAAGGGGCGGGCGCTGCCGGACTACGTCGCCATGCCGATCAGCGACGCCCGGCAAGTGTTCGAGGCGATGACCCTCAACGAGCGCGAGACCATCATCGGCGACCGGATCCTGAAGGAGATCCGCGAGCGCCTCACGTTCCTGGACGAGGTCGGCGTCGGCTACCTGACGCTGGGCCGAAGCGCGGCCACGCTGTCAGGCGGGGAAGCGCAGCGCATCCGCCTGGCCACGCAGATCGGCTCGAACCTGACGGGTGTCCTCTACGTGCTCGACGAGCCGTCGATCGGGCTGCACCAGCGCGACAACCGGCGCCTGCTCTCCACGCTCGCCCGCCTGCGCGACCTGGGCAACACCGTCGTGGTCGTGGAACACGACGAGGAGACCATCAGGTCGGCGGACTACGTGGTGGACCTGGGCCCCGGCGCCGGCGAACACGGCGGGCGGGTGATGTTCCAGGGACCGCCGTCCGGCCTCGCCGAGGCGCCGGACTCGCTGACGGGCCAGTTCCTGAGCGGCCGCCGCGTCATCGAGACGCCGCTCCGCCGCCGGGCGCCGGGGAAGGCCGAGATCGTGATCCGGGGCGCCCGCGCGAACAACCTGAAGGACCTCGACGTCCGGATTCCCCTCGGGCTGTTCGTGGCCGTGACCGGAGTGAGCGGGTCGGGCAAGAGCACCCTCGTGAACGACATCCTCTACCGGTCGCTCGCCAGGCAGCTCTATCGCGCCTCGGAAGAGCCGGGTCCCCACCGCGCGGTCGAGGGCGTCGCGCAGGTGGACAAGGTGATCGAGATCGACCAATCGCCCATCGGCCGCACGCCGCGCTCCAACCCGGCCACCTACACGGGACTCTTCACGTTCATCCGCGACCTGTTCGCCATGGTCCCCGAGGCGAAGGCCCGGGGCTACCGCCCGGGCCGCTTCTCGTTCAACGTGAAGGGCGGACGGTGCGAGGCGTGCCAGGGCGACGGCGTGATCGCGATCGAGATGCACTTCCTGCCGGATGTGTTCGTCACGTGCGAGCAGTGCAAGGGCCGGCGCTACAACCGCGAGACCCTCGAGGTGAAGTACCGCGGGAAGTCGATTGCCGAAGTCCTGGACCTCACGGTCAGCCAGGCGCTGCCGCTCCTGGAGAACTTCCCGCTCATCGCCAACAAGCTCCGGACGCTGGAGAGCGTCGGCCTCGGCTACGTGACCCTCGGGCAGTCGGCCACCACGCTCTCAGGCGGCGAGGCGCAGCGCGTGAAGCTCGCCAAGGAACTGTCCAAGCGGGGCACGGGCCGGACGCTCTACATCCTCGACGAGCCGACGACCGGCCTGCACTTCGAGGACGTCCACAAGCTGCTCGACGTGCTCGATCGGCTCGTCCAGCAGGGCAATACCGTGCTCGTCATCGAGCACAACCTGGACGTCATCCGGTCGGCCGACTGGATCATCGACCTCGGCCCCGAGGGGGGCGAGGGCGGGGGGCGGGTCGTGGCGCAGGGCCCGCCCGAGACGGTCGCCCGTGCCAAGGGCTCCTACACGGGTCAGGTCCTGGCCGAAACCTTCGACAGCCAGGTCGGGTAG
- a CDS encoding PQQ-binding-like beta-propeller repeat protein → MRITHDGRARTATAIAAAAAVPAIAIATAAQPSNVPAPGPTASVVWQLPGESVGRPTHDDDTAYFLSKGREVVAIQTDTGVVRWRSGTGVASTDAIFGDTTAGTAVRLAGDTVVAGDWDVVGFDRRTGTRRWIYEAPNGDGPGLFLGATAGDVVYTGSPDGRMYAIDAARGRLLWTTHVVDTPGVRSTLFEPVVDGEFVAATYSTYNLPGVGGVVVVDAASGRLRWKTEFPKPRESWQSTIRAGGPVWVDDLLIAAATDGNLYAFDAATGVVRWAFPRLDGPFSGAIASPDIDQRALVRAGRLIVAGSTTGLVVAYDVDTRRERWRHDAGYWGSPTFSLAADDRLAYLPFFGGFIVAVDLTNGQEQWRFGDFRMGFLWAPSPHGDKVYASASSAGFYALATRRPGGQP, encoded by the coding sequence ATGCGAATCACCCACGACGGGAGAGCCCGGACGGCGACCGCCATCGCCGCGGCAGCCGCGGTGCCAGCCATCGCCATCGCGACAGCCGCGCAGCCATCGAACGTTCCTGCGCCCGGCCCCACCGCCTCGGTCGTCTGGCAGCTGCCGGGCGAGTCGGTCGGACGGCCGACGCACGACGACGACACGGCGTACTTCCTCTCCAAGGGCCGCGAAGTCGTCGCGATCCAGACGGACACCGGCGTCGTCCGCTGGCGATCGGGCACGGGCGTGGCCAGCACGGACGCCATCTTCGGCGACACCACGGCCGGCACCGCGGTCCGGCTGGCCGGCGACACCGTCGTGGCCGGCGACTGGGACGTCGTCGGGTTCGACCGGCGCACGGGCACGCGGCGATGGATCTACGAAGCGCCCAACGGCGACGGTCCAGGCCTGTTCCTGGGCGCGACTGCCGGAGACGTCGTGTACACAGGGTCGCCGGACGGCCGCATGTACGCGATCGACGCGGCACGGGGCCGCCTCCTCTGGACGACGCACGTGGTGGACACGCCAGGCGTGCGGTCCACGCTCTTCGAACCGGTCGTCGACGGCGAGTTCGTGGCCGCCACCTACTCCACGTACAACCTGCCGGGCGTGGGCGGCGTCGTGGTGGTCGACGCGGCCTCGGGGCGCCTCCGCTGGAAGACCGAGTTCCCGAAGCCCCGCGAGTCGTGGCAGAGCACGATTCGCGCCGGCGGCCCGGTGTGGGTGGACGACCTGCTGATCGCGGCCGCCACCGACGGCAACCTGTACGCGTTCGACGCCGCCACGGGCGTCGTGCGGTGGGCCTTTCCGCGGCTCGACGGCCCCTTCTCGGGCGCCATCGCCTCACCCGACATCGACCAGCGCGCGCTGGTGCGCGCCGGCCGGCTGATCGTCGCGGGATCGACGACCGGGCTCGTGGTGGCGTACGACGTGGACACGCGCCGCGAGCGCTGGCGCCACGATGCCGGCTATTGGGGGTCCCCCACGTTCAGCCTCGCCGCCGATGACCGGCTGGCCTATCTGCCCTTCTTCGGAGGCTTCATCGTGGCGGTCGACCTCACCAACGGCCAGGAGCAATGGCGATTCGGAGACTTCAGGATGGGATTCCTCTGGGCCCCTTCACCGCACGGCGACAAGGTCTACGCCAGCGCCTCCAGCGCGGGCTTCTACGCGCTCGCCACCCGGCGTCCGGGGGGACAGCCGTGA